A window from Thiosulfatimonas sediminis encodes these proteins:
- a CDS encoding nitrate regulatory protein: MSNEMPLAENIAKLWLASKRAEIHSLQVLFELSQLIAHLRKMMHYLQLERGSSVLFLVEEQTLPDDINYRVYRKAFCEEHAAFNLLLQKWIEECEGKILAGGVFISLAKALESLDQPLFQVRREIDARAISSLQAAKAISAVIKDLLSVIVEMTELTQEPKIAKLMVALIQILNAKELAGQERAYGTYIIASGLIRDKELAEQRQGLIDMQHYYFSSFEDFAPPETAAAYQAVKQEQGLTVLRNAFENEALLGVEQAQQWFAACTLRIEAIQKIEECLIQLLQLYSAKALHQADQLLNQDQRWIADNIQERAIVIGAASSATSMLMDKLNQQGKDLKQTQQALTASKQTLLEQRVIQQAKAKIMKQLGLSEEAAHRKMQQAAMQQGMRLIDLAKQLIEK; encoded by the coding sequence ATGTCTAACGAAATGCCATTAGCCGAAAATATCGCCAAACTGTGGCTCGCTTCCAAACGAGCCGAGATTCACTCGTTGCAAGTTTTGTTTGAGTTGTCACAGTTGATTGCGCACTTGCGCAAAATGATGCACTACCTTCAACTTGAACGCGGCTCGAGCGTCTTGTTTTTGGTGGAAGAGCAAACGCTACCGGATGATATTAATTACCGAGTCTATCGCAAAGCGTTTTGTGAAGAGCATGCCGCGTTTAATTTGCTACTGCAAAAATGGATTGAAGAGTGCGAAGGTAAGATTCTGGCCGGTGGTGTGTTTATTAGTTTGGCTAAGGCGTTGGAGTCGTTAGATCAGCCATTGTTTCAAGTGCGCCGCGAGATTGACGCGCGTGCGATTTCATCCTTACAGGCGGCCAAAGCGATCAGTGCGGTGATTAAGGATTTACTCAGTGTCATTGTTGAGATGACTGAGTTAACCCAAGAGCCCAAAATCGCGAAGTTGATGGTGGCCTTAATTCAGATTCTCAATGCCAAAGAGCTCGCCGGTCAAGAGCGTGCTTACGGTACTTATATCATCGCTTCAGGTTTGATTAGGGATAAGGAATTAGCTGAGCAGCGCCAAGGTTTGATTGATATGCAGCACTACTATTTCAGTAGTTTTGAGGACTTTGCGCCGCCAGAGACCGCTGCGGCTTATCAAGCCGTAAAGCAAGAACAGGGTTTAACTGTTTTACGCAACGCTTTTGAAAACGAAGCGTTATTGGGCGTTGAGCAAGCGCAACAGTGGTTTGCTGCTTGCACTTTGCGGATTGAGGCGATTCAAAAGATTGAGGAGTGCTTAATTCAATTGTTGCAGTTGTACAGTGCAAAAGCGTTGCATCAAGCGGACCAGTTGTTGAATCAAGACCAGCGTTGGATTGCCGACAATATTCAAGAGCGCGCTATCGTGATTGGTGCGGCCAGCAGTGCGACCTCGATGTTGATGGATAAGTTGAACCAGCAGGGAAAAGATCTTAAACAGACTCAGCAAGCCTTGACCGCCAGTAAACAGACTCTCTTAGAACAGCGGGTGATTCAACAAGCCAAAGCCAAAATTATGAAGCAGTTAGGGCTAAGTGAAGAAGCGGCGCACCGTAAAATGCAGCAAGCTGCCATGCAGCAGGGGATGCGCTTAATTGATTTAGCCAAACAGTTGATTGAGAAATAG
- a CDS encoding thioredoxin family protein, which produces MKDVITLEELQSLQYEAEALLVLYGGSECNVCHVIKPQIIEQISARYPKMQMVYVDCHKTTEICSQNGIFSLPVVQIYFTGQKFIEEVRSFSIGKLMNDIQRPYGMLFNEV; this is translated from the coding sequence GTGAAAGACGTCATCACCTTAGAAGAGTTGCAAAGCTTACAATACGAAGCGGAGGCGTTGTTGGTGTTGTACGGCGGCAGCGAGTGTAATGTTTGTCATGTGATCAAGCCGCAAATTATCGAGCAGATTAGCGCGCGCTACCCAAAAATGCAGATGGTCTATGTGGATTGTCACAAAACCACCGAGATTTGTTCGCAGAATGGTATTTTCAGTCTGCCGGTGGTACAGATTTATTTTACTGGCCAGAAATTTATTGAAGAAGTTCGTAGTTTCAGTATCGGTAAATTGATGAATGACATTCAGCGTCCTTATGGCATGTTATTTAATGAAGTGTGA